The genomic stretch TGTACCCAATGACATCTACCTGGACAATAGCACCCAACAGATCATCATCATCACTGGCCCCAATATGGCCGGTAAGTCGGCATTGCTTCGCCAGACGGCGCTTATCGTGCTGATGGCACAGATGGGGAGCTTTGTGCCCGCTTCGTATGCACGAATTGGCATTATCGATAAGGTGTTTACACGGGTAGGGGCTTCGGATAACCTTTCTAAGGGTGAGTCCACCTTTATGGTAGAAATGACCGAAACGGCCAGCATTCTGAACAACCTCTCCGACCGCAGCTTGGTGCTTATGGATGAAATCGGCCGTGGTACCTCCACCTATGATGGAATTTCCATTGCCTGGTCCATCGTAGAGTTCCTGCACAACCACCCTAAGTTCAATGCCAAAACACTCTTTGCCACACACTATCATGAACTTAACCAGCTGGCAGAGGATTTCCCAAAGGTGAAAAACTTCAACGTTTCCGTAAAAGAGGTCGCCGATAAAGTGATCTTTATGCGTAAATTGAAGGAGGGAGGCAGCGAGCACAGCTTTGGGATCCACGTGGCACAGATGGCCGGTATGCCAAACCCTGTAGTCCTCCGTGCCGCAGAGATCATGGGACATTTGGAGAAAGACAAGGACATGAACCAGCAAAAGGAAAAGATGAAGGATGTACCTAAAAACAACTTCCAGCTGAGCCTTTTTGAGATCGACCCAAAATTTAAAGAAGCGCAGGAACTATTGGACAGCATAGACATCAACACCATCTCTCCGGTCGAGGCCTTGCTAAAACTCAATGAAATCAAGAAAAAACTGGACTAAAAAATCTCCTTGAAAATCAGCAGGGTAGCGAAACAAGGGGAGAAATCTAAAAAAATATTGAGTGTGATATTTGTGGTTTTAAAAAAGCTGCGTACATTTGCACTCACAATGACGGAGATAAAACGGTCAACGTCACGATTTCATCACAAGCGAAAGTAGCTCAGCTGGTAGAGCACGACCTTGCCAAGGTCGGGGTCGCGAGTTCGAATCTCGTCTTTCGCTCTCAAGAGCCCTTAAACGAAAGGGCTTTCTTGTTTCTGGGCATATTTTATAAGCTCAAACACTCAAACAAGAATGCACATTACTTCTATGCCAATAGAAGAAGCCGGGATGGTGGAATTGGTAGACACGCAAGACTTAAAATCTTGTGTCCATTAGGACGTGCGGGTTCAAGTCCCGCTCCTGGTACAGAAAAGCCGCTTTATTGCGGCTTTTTGTGGTTAATATCATTTTTTGTATTTTCTCAGCCATGTTTACTGTTTATGCAATCTCAAGTAAAATCAGGAATTACATTTATGTCGGGATGACATCAAACATAGAAAACCGGATCAATAGACACAATTCCGGTTACGAACGAACTACTAAACCCTATAGGCCTTTCCTAATGATATATACTAAAGATTTTGCTACGCGGGCTGAGGCTCGCCAACATGAGAAATATCTTAAAACTCGGAATGGTAAGCGCTATTTAAGAGGTAAAATCCTTTAGGACGTGCGGGCCTGTCTAGATGGCCAAACTGAATAGCATGCATGCCCGTAAGATCTTTACAAACACCAAATAGAACGTATTGGCTTATGAAAGCCAGGTAGATTCAAGTCCCGCTCCTGGTACAGAAAAGCCGCTTTATCGCGGCTTTTTGTGGTTAATATCATTTTTTGTATTTTCTCAGCCATGTTTACTGTTTATGCAATCTCAAGTAAAATCAGGAATTACATTTATGTCGGGATGACATCAAACATAGAAAACCGGATCAATAGACACAATTCCGGTTACGAACGAACTACTAAACCCTATAGGCCTTTCCTAATGATATATACTAAAGATTTTGCTACGCGGGCTGAGGCTCGCCAACATGAGAAATATCTTAAAACTCGGAATGGTAAGCGCTATTTAAGAGGTAAAATCCTTTAGGACGTGCGGGCCTGTCTAGATGGCCAAACTGAATAGCATGCATGCCCGTAAGATCTTTACAAACACCAAATAGAACGTATTGGCTATGAAAGCCAGGTAGATTCAAGTCCCGCTCCTGGTACAGAAAAGCCGCTTTATCGCGGCTTTTTGTGGTTAATACAGGGAGATCGCTTTGAAAAAAATGTTGTATAAATCACAATTTCTAATTCGTTGTCATCCCGACTTGAGGAGGGATCTCAATTTTAAATTACTGTCGACCGACTAAATTTCACATACGCTGAAAAGTAGGTTTAAACGGAAAGAGAAAAGATTTTTTGGATTTCCTAAATCTACCCTGTCCTCTGAAGAAGTGATCAGAAAGTCCCCTTTAGGGGATTTAGGGGTAGATTTTGACAAATTTCGTTCGAAAGTAAATTCTTTACTCATATGCCAATGCTTTTAAATAAGAGATTTCTTCCCGATGTATCGGGATCGGAATAGCCTGCCCCGGTGGAGGATATCGGGCACATAGGCATTGTTAGAATGGCGTAGCTAGTGGAATACGCAGTCGCTCATCTAAAAGCGATTGCCCTGGTGGTT from Echinicola soli encodes the following:
- a CDS encoding GIY-YIG nuclease family protein, producing the protein MFTVYAISSKIRNYIYVGMTSNIENRINRHNSGYERTTKPYRPFLMIYTKDFATRAEARQHEKYLKTRNGKRYLRGKIL